Proteins encoded in a region of the Arvicanthis niloticus isolate mArvNil1 chromosome 16, mArvNil1.pat.X, whole genome shotgun sequence genome:
- the Isyna1 gene encoding inositol-3-phosphate synthase 1 → MEPATEILVDCPDVVYSPEAIEARYEYRTTRVSREGGVLRVQPTTTRFTFRTARQVPRLGVMLVGWGGNNGSTLTAAVLANRLRLTWPTRTGRKEANYYGSLTQAGTVNLGLDGNGQEVFVPFSALLPMVAPNDLVFDGWDISSLNLAEAMRRAQVLDCGLQEQLWPHMESLRPRPSVYIPEFIAANQTARADNLIPGTRAQQLEQIRKDIRDFRSSAGLDKVIVLWTANTERFCEVVPGRNDTAENLLHTIQLGLEVSPSTLFAVASILEGCAFLNGSPQNTLVPGALELASQRHVFVGGDDFKSGQTKVKSVLVDFLIGSGLKTMSIVSYNHLGNNDGQNLSAPLQFRSKEVTKSSVVDDMVQSNRVLYAPGEEPDHCVVIKYVPYVGDSKRALDEYTSELMLGGTNTLVLHNTCEDSLLAAPIMLDLVLLTELCQRVSFCTASDPEPQGFHPVLSVLSFLFKAPLVPPGSPVVNALFRQRSCIENIFRACVGLPPQNHMLLEHKMERPGPGIKPGEVVATSPLPCKKESTAATNGCTGDANGHPQTPAPELSTA, encoded by the exons ATGGAGCCCGCCACCGAGATCCTGGTGGACTGCCCGGACGTGGTCTACAGCCCCGAAGCCATCGAGGCGCGCTACGAGTACCGGACAACGCGCGTCAGCCGCGAGGGCGGCGTGCTGCGG GTGCAGCCCACGACTACGCGTTTCACCTTCCGCACGGCCCGGCAGGTGCCCCGGCTTGGGGTCATGTTGGTCGGCTGGGGCGGGAACAACGGCTCCACGCTCACTGCCGCTGTTCTGGCCAACCGGCTGCGCCTAACCTGGCCCACGCGCACGGGTCGCAAG gaggcAAACTATTATGGCTCGCTGACCCAGGCGGGCACCGTGAACTTGGGTCTGGATGGGAACGGCCAGGAGGTGTTTGTGCCCTTCAGTGCGCTGCTACCCATGGTGGCCCCCAACGACCTGGTGTTTGACG GCTGGGATATCTCGTCTCTGAACCTGGCCGAGGCGATGCGGCGCGCGCAGGTCCTAGACTGCGGTCTGCAGGAACAGCTGTGGCCACACATGGAGAGCCTGCGTCCGCGGCCCTCAGTCTACATTCCTGAGTTCATCGCTGCCAACCAGACAGCACGTGCGGACAACCTCATCCCTGGCACACGCGCCCAACAG tTGGAGCAAATCCGAAAGGACATTAGAGATTTCCGATCCAGTGCCGGATTAGACAAGGTCATTGTTCTGTGGACCGCCAATACCGAGCGCTTCTGCGAGGTGGTCCCAGGTCGCAATGACACAGCTGAAAACTTGCTGCATACTATCCAG CTTGGCCTGGAAGTGTCACCATCCACACTTTTTGCTGTGGCCAGCATCCTGGAGGGCTGTGCCTTCCTCAACGGGTCCCCACAGAACACACTGGTGCCCGGTGCCCTGGAGCTGGCTTCGCAGCGCCATGTGTTCGTAGGTGGTGATGACTTCAAGTCAGGGCAGACTAAGGTCAAGTCTGTTCTTGTGGACTTCCTCATCGGCTCTGGCCTCAAG ACCATGTCCATCGTGAGCTATAACCACCTGGGCAACAACGACGGGCAGAACCTGTCTGCACCGCTGCAGTTCCGCTCCAAGGAGGTGACAAAGAGTAGTGTGGTGGACGACATGGTTCAGAGCAACCGTGTACTCTACGCGCCTGGAGAGGAGCCAGACCACTGT GTGGTGATCAAATATGTGCCCTATGTTGGTGACAGCAAGCGTGCCCTGGATGAGTACACCTCAGAGCTGATGCTGGGTGGGACAAACACTTTGGTGCTCCATAATACCTGTGAG GACTCGCTCCTGGCTGCACCAATCATGCTGGACCTAGTTCTGCTCACGGAGCTGTGTCAGCGAGTGAGCTTCTGCACAGCCTCGGACCCGGAGCCTCAGGGCTTCCACCCAGTGCTGTCGGTGCTCAGCTTCCTCTTTAAGGCGCCGCTTGTGCCCCCTGGCAGCCCTGTGGTGAATGCCCTCTTCCGCCAGCGCAGCTGCATCGAGAACATTTTCAG GGCTTGTGTGGGTCTCCCGCCCCAGAACCACATGCTGTTAGAGCACAAGATGGAACGTCCTGGCCCAGGCATCAAGCCAGGAGAAGTGGTGGCCACCAGCCCACTGCCTTGCAAGAAAGAGTCCACAGCTGCCACCAATGGCTGCACCGGCGATGCCAATGGGCACCCACAGACACCAGCACCAGAGCTGTCCACTGCTTAA